The Arachis ipaensis cultivar K30076 chromosome B07, Araip1.1, whole genome shotgun sequence genome includes a window with the following:
- the LOC107606628 gene encoding uncharacterized protein LOC107606628: protein MRYDGTKDPQEHVTAFEARMNLEGVGDEVRCRAFPVTLAGPAIRWFNTLPQGSITTFADISQKFLARFTTRIAKAKHPINLLGVTQKPGEPTRKFLDRFNDECLEIDGLTDSVASLCLTNGLLNEDFRKHLTTRPVWTMQEIQSIAKEYINDEEVSQVVAANKRQPPNPPPRHTHQTERYKETPRDNTPNKLPKQPRVGRFTNYTPLTAPIVEVYQQIADKGILSRPRPLKERTGGNKNLYCDYHKGFGHKTQDCFDLKDALKQAIREGKLNEFSRLIREPRRRERECSEEDRNRAVKPRQEPTGDANNQPLWLTS, encoded by the coding sequence atgaggtatgaTGGGACCAAGGATCCCCAGGAACATGTCACGGCTTTCGAAGCAAGAATGAATCTGGAAGGAGTAGGCGACGAAGTCAGATGCCGGGCATTTCCTGTAACACTAGCCGGCCCGGCAATCcggtggttcaacactctcccACAAGGATCTATCACGACTTTCGCAGACATCTCCCAGAAGTTTCTAGCACGGTTCACGACGCGCATAGCAAAGGCGAAACACCCGATCAACCTGTTAGGGGTCACCCAGAAACCCGGCGAACCAACCAGGAAGTTCTTGGACCGGTTTAATGACGAGTGCCTGGAAATCGACGGCCTCACGGACTCGGTCGCCAGCCTATGCCTAACGAACGGCCTATTGAATGAGGACTTTAGGAAACACCTAACAACCAGGCCTGTATGGACCATGCAAGAAATCCAGAGCATAGCCAAGGAGTACATCAATGACGAAGAGGTCAGCCAGGTTGTGGcggccaataaacggcagccacCCAACCCACCACCTCGGCATACGCACCAGACTGAAAGGTACAAGGAAACTCCTAGAGACAACACCCCAAACAAACTACCCAAGCAACCACGGGTAGGGAGGTTCACGAACTACACGCCACTCACGGCGCCTATAGTAGAGGTCTACCAGCAGATTGCAGACAAAGGAATCCTATCCAGACCAAGACCCCTGAAGGAGAGAACGGGAGGCAACAAAAACCTTTACTGCGATTACCACAAAGGGTTTGGTCACAAGACCCAGGACTGCTTTGACCTCAAAGATGCCTTGAAACAAGCCATCAGGGAGGGGAAACTAAACGAGTTCTCCCGGCTCATTAGGGAGCCGAGGAGACGGGAAAGAGAATGCTCCGAGGAAGACCGAAATCGGGCTGTCAAGCCTAGGCAAGAACCTACAGGGGACGCCAACAACCAGCCTTTGTGGTTAACGTCGTAG